One region of Miscanthus floridulus cultivar M001 chromosome 19, ASM1932011v1, whole genome shotgun sequence genomic DNA includes:
- the LOC136529597 gene encoding uncharacterized protein — protein sequence MDTNSVAVRAACVDMLKGGQRQMRHRLKKYFDGVLANLVRTTSPETCMTDDQWRALVEMWSNPKHKDTYVKNEVNHAKVHFHQRIGSRCYIAHAYVTAAMEAIEAKPMQEGQKSMYSVEIVSKVLPQFGGPHLPSPSPQ from the exons ATGGACACTAATAGTGTGGCTGTACGAGCtgcttgtgttgacatgctaaaGGGTGGACAACGTCAGATGAGGCACAGGCTAAAAAAGTACTTTGATGGAGTTCTAGCAAATCTAGTGAGGACAACGTCACCTGAGACGTGTATGACTGATGATCAATGGAGAGCATTAGTGGAGATGTGGTCCAACCCAAAACACAAG GACACTTATGTCAAAAACGAAGTTAATCATGCGAAAGTCCATTTCCATCAGCGTATAGGTTCTCGATGTTACATTGCACATGCCTATGTCACG GCTGCTATGGAAGCAATTGAGGCTAAACCAATGCAAGAAGGCCAGAAGTCGATGTATTCTGTTGAAATTGTTTCCAAGGTGCTGCCGCAGTTCGGGGGGCCACACCTGCCGTCTCCGTcgccgcagtag
- the LOC136529598 gene encoding uncharacterized protein, whose protein sequence is MIDPEYAIPDDAVNNPAPSVSKNGKPFNLQPVSLISPIGYNAPTLTALTHQKIRTKTITFKSKLATARATPSAVATTLVKAFKGVRAAAGSSSVIPPISSTTSFDKPSEQQLGTSASVLDVQASQPTSADAPQPIVADA, encoded by the exons atgatcgaccctgaatatgccatccctgacgacgca gttaacaacccagcaccatcggtgagtaaaaatgggaaacccttcaatcttcagcctgtttccctgatatcaccgatcggctacaatgcccccaccttaactgctttgactcaccagaagatccgtaccaagaccatcaccttcaagtccaaattggctacagctagggccactccatcggctgttgctacaaccttggtcaaggcattcaag ggggtaagagctgctgctggatcgtcatcggtaattcctccgatatcaagcaccacttcttttgacaaaccttcagag caacaattgggtacatcggcaagcgtactagatgtccaagcttcacaaccaacgagtgccgatgccccccagccaatcgttgccgatgcctaG